From Passer domesticus isolate bPasDom1 chromosome 5, bPasDom1.hap1, whole genome shotgun sequence, the proteins below share one genomic window:
- the LOC135301447 gene encoding inositol 1,4,5-trisphosphate receptor-interacting protein-like 1: protein MGAATQGPSKVTLALYCLGKRVVQYPQPVGDGLDKATRLRMEVRAKLQEEERIRLEREVEQLALKQGSLRRQEHEEGSDDVYEEEVENVDANEEGVGNEEEGDNDVDGEENNNDDGNAQEADNAAANEEGAAANEEGAAANEVGNEAANAANINDVGNEAEEYRDRADNFGRIIMERIQWPEQDLEKGCAWTTTLMKHFAYYFRRVLSDSFYPVLHGAIGVGSAFEGWSPREQDVVYQVLIPMTPPRGHSFHLELGTAGQRRLRNFHIRVQQECTCTREQQDDNTLCFLHHPEEELRGCQDPSLLDTLCTGCYLDVQKTARWFYQLVKAIWPALPQSHQWHLVLLPSRRSCRFKVTNGTESYQIEMLFGVRQGNSDVFASSQPRQAHTSSTIWPESYAVAEMKFFRYIARRAPPDSLHLKCLQFFTRLQLGLGFSTYTMKTIVMHILSVLPVSQWRRRHFVRRLMDISESLRTCVEVRRLNHFIVGNQRLPEGIHLPPEVLMAGSCNLFHDLVMDPVAHSQAMSQYVDLHQWFKRILKNEQ from the exons ATGGGGGCAGCTACACAAGGCCCCAGCAAGGTAACGCTGGCCCTGTATTGCTTGGGCAAGCG TGTAGTCCAGTACCCACAGCCCGTGGGTGATGGCTTGGACAAGGCGACACGTCTGCGAATGGAGGTGCGTGCCAAGctccaggaagaggagaggattcGTCTGGAGCGGGAGGTGGAGCagctggccctgaagcagg ggagcctgaggagacaggagcatgaagaaggaagtgatgatgtatatgaagaggaagtggaaaatgtggatGCAAACGAAGAAGGTGTCGGAAACGAAGAAGAAGGAGACAACGAcgtggatggggaggaaaacaacaatgatgatggcaatgcacaggaagccgacaatgctgctgcaaatgaagaaggtgctgctgcaaatgaagaaggtgctgctgcaaatgaagttggcaatgaggctgcaaatgcagcaaacaTCAATGATGTTGGAAATGAAGCGGAAGAATACCGTGATCGTGCCGATAACTTTGGAAGAATCATAATGGAGCGCATACAGTGGcctgagcaggacctggaaaaaGGATGCGCGTGGACAACAACCTTGATGAAGCATTTTGCATATTACTTTCGACGGGTCTTGTCCGACAGTTTCTATCCAGTGCTGCATGGAGCtatcggggtgggcagtgccttcgAAGGTTGGAGTCCCCGTGAGCAGGATGTTGTGTACCAGGTGCTCATACCCATGACACCTCCCCGAGGACACAGCTTCCAcctagagctgggcactgcagggcagaggcgCTTGAGGAACTTCCACATCCGCGTGCAGCAGGAGTGCACCTgcacgagggagcagcaggatgacaacacgctatgcttcctgcaccaccctgaggaggagctgagggggtgtcaggatcccagcctcctcGATACCCTGTGCACGGGCTGCTACCTGgatgtgcagaaaactgctcGCTGGTTCTACCAGCTGGTGAAAGCAATCTGGCCGGCTTTGCCTCAGTCACACCAATGGCATttagtgctgctgccctccagacGCTCCTGCCGGTTCAAGGTGACCAATGGCACAGAAAGCTACCAGATTGAGATGCTGTTTGGGGTGCGGCAAGGCAACTCAGATGTCTTTGCAAGCAGTCAGCCTAGGCAAGCCCACACCTCAAGCACAATCTGGCCGGAGAGCTACGCCGTGGCCGAGATGAAGTTCTTCAGGTACATCGCCAGGCGGGCTCCCCCTGACAGCTTGCACCTGAAATGCCTGCAATTCTTCACTCGTCTTCAGCTGGGCTTAGGCTTCTCCACctacaccatgaagaccatCGTCATGCACATCCTGAGCGTCTTACCCGTGTCACAGTGGCGCAGGAGACATTTTGTGAGGCGGCTGATGGATATCAGCGAGAGTCTGCGCACGTGTGTGGAAGTGAGACGCCTCAATCACTTCATTGTGGGCAACCAGAGGCTTCCTGAGGGGATCCATTTGCCCCCAGAGGTCCTAATGGCCGGGTCGTgcaatctcttccatgacctggTGATGGATCCGGTTGCCCACTCCCAGGCCATGAGCCAGTACGTGGATCTGCACCAGTGGTTCAAACGGATCCTTAAAAATGAACagtga